The sequence CAGCCGTCCGCGACCTCCTCCGGCGTGAGCGCGTTGTTCACACGCATGCGCACAGACCCCTCGTCGAGGTGGGCCATGCACGTCGCGCAGTTGCCCTGCTCGCACGAGAACGGCGGGGTGAGACCGCCACGACGCGCGGTCTCCAGGATCGTGTCGCCCGCGTGGTAGGCGACCGTCGTGCGCTTCCCGTTCAGCTTGATCACCACCGACTCGGTGGCGGTCGTCGTCGCCTGGTCGGCGGCGGTCGCGAGCTCGTCCGGCGCGACGAACCGCTCGACGAACACCTGGTGGTCGTCGACGCCGAGCGTCGCCAGGCCGGCCTGCACGACGTCCATGTACGCGGCCGGACCGCAGATGTAGAAGTCCGCGTGCGCGAGCTCGCCGGCGAACGCCGCGCACGCCGGCGCGTCGAGGAACCCGCGCTCGGCGTCGTGGTGGTGGTGGACCTCGAGCCGGCCGTCCGACGTCGCGCGCAACCGCTCGAGCTCGCGGGCGAAGATCACGGAGTCCGCGTCGCGGTTGGCGTACACGAGCCGGATCGAGCGCGTGGTCGTCGCGAGGGCGCTCTTCACGATCGAGATGACGGGCGTGATCCCGCTGCCGCCCGCGAACGCGACGATCGGCGCGTCCGTCGCGCGCAGCACGAACAGGCCGGTCGGGCGCATGACGTCGATCTCGTCGCCCGGCGACAGCGTGTCGTTCATCCAGTTCGACATCCGGCCGCCGGGGACGCGCTTCACCGTCGTGACGAAGCGGTCGTCGGTGTCGGGCGAGCTCGACATCGAGTAGCTGCGCACGACCGCCTCGCCGTCGATCGTCGCCCGGAAGGTGCAGAACTGCCCGGCCGCGTACGCGAACGTCTCCGCGAGCTCGGGCGGGATGTCGAGCACGAACGACCGCGTGTCGGCCGTCTCGTCGACGACGTCGACGACGCGCAGCGCGTGGTAGTCGTGGTCGGGCGGCATCGGCGTGTCCCCGGGCGCGGGTGCGGCGTACGCGGTGAGAACCATGTTCTCGCTCTATGCTAGCCGCTTTTCCGCCTGTCGCCGACCGGACCGTCACGTCGACACCCCGGCGCCCGAACGGCCAGACTCTCGGGAACATGACGATCCAGACGACGGCCGGGCCGAGCGCGTACCGCACCATCTCGGTGGCACCGATCGCGGGCGCGCTGGGAGCCGAGATCGGCGGTGTCGACCTCGCGGCCGACCTCGCGGACGAGACGGTCGCCGAGATCCGGCGGGCCTGGCTGGAGCATCTCGTCGTCTTCTTCCGTGACCAGGTCCTCGGACCGGAGGAGCTCCTCGCGTTCGCCCGCCGGATCGGCGAGCCGGTCGAGTACCCGTTCGTGAAGGGGATCGACGGCTACCCGGAGATCATCGCGGTCACGAAGCTCCCGCACGAGACGGTGAACTTCGGCGGCATCTGGCACAGCGACACCGTGTACCTCGAGCGGCCGCCGATGGCGACGCTGCTCGTCGCCCGGGAGGTCCCTCCGTACGGTGGCGACACACTCTTCGCCAACATGTACGCGGCGTACGAGGCGCTGTCGCCGGGCCTCCGCCGCGTGCTCGACAGCCTGCGCGCCGTGAACAGCTCCGCGCTCGCCGACGTGTCGAAGACCCGCGAGGACCGCATCGGCGACAGCGGGTTCGACGAGGAGAAGGAGTTCGTCGCCGAGCACCCCGTGGTGCGGACCCACCCGGAGACGGGTCGGAAGGCGCTGTACGTGAACGTCGCGCACACGGCCCGCTTCACCGACATGACCGAGGAGGAGAGCCGCCCGCTGCTCCGCTACCTCTTCGAGCACTCCGTGCGGCCCGAGCACACCTGCCGGTTCCACTGGGATGTGGGATCGCTCGCGCTGTGGGACAACCGGTGCGCGATGCACAACCCGGTGAACGACTACGACGGCTTCACCCGCCGGATGCACCGCGTCACGCTGGCCGGCGACGTCCCCCGCTGAGGCCGAGAACGTCGTTCGCGGTTGCCGGAAGGCCGCTTTCCAGGTAGCGTCCGCGCGCGTGCACCGCAGCGAGGTCACGTGGCCCACGATCCCCGCGATGGTCCGGGACGCAGGGCGCCGCTTCGGCGACACGGAAGCGGTCGTCGACGGCGACCGCCGGGTCGGGTTCGCCGAGCTCTCCTCGATGGTGTCCGCCGCCGCCCGCGCGCTCGTGGCATGCGGCATCGGACCAGGCGAGCGCGTCGCGGTGTGGGCCCCGAACTCGCTCGAGTGGATCGTGGCCGCGCTCGCGGTGACGACCGCGGGCGGCGTCCTCGTCCCGGTGAACACGCGCTTCCGCGGCGCCGAGGCGGGCTACGTGCTCGGGCGCAGCGGCGCGCGCGTGCTGTTCACCGTGCGCGGGTTCCTCGACACCGACTATCCCGCGCTCCTGCGCGAAGCGGGCGTCGACCTGCCCGCGCTCGACCACGTGGTGCTCCTCGCGGGCGAGGCGGACGGCACGTCCGTCTCGTGGGACGAGTTCGTCGCGCGCGGCACCGCGGTCGGCGAGCGCGACGTCGACGCGCGCGTCGCGTCG comes from Acidimicrobiia bacterium and encodes:
- a CDS encoding ferredoxin--NADP reductase, giving the protein MVLTAYAAPAPGDTPMPPDHDYHALRVVDVVDETADTRSFVLDIPPELAETFAYAAGQFCTFRATIDGEAVVRSYSMSSSPDTDDRFVTTVKRVPGGRMSNWMNDTLSPGDEIDVMRPTGLFVLRATDAPIVAFAGGSGITPVISIVKSALATTTRSIRLVYANRDADSVIFARELERLRATSDGRLEVHHHHDAERGFLDAPACAAFAGELAHADFYICGPAAYMDVVQAGLATLGVDDHQVFVERFVAPDELATAADQATTTATESVVIKLNGKRTTVAYHAGDTILETARRGGLTPPFSCEQGNCATCMAHLDEGSVRMRVNNALTPEEVADGWVLTCQSLPQSTEAVVDYDA
- a CDS encoding TauD/TfdA family dioxygenase; translation: MTIQTTAGPSAYRTISVAPIAGALGAEIGGVDLAADLADETVAEIRRAWLEHLVVFFRDQVLGPEELLAFARRIGEPVEYPFVKGIDGYPEIIAVTKLPHETVNFGGIWHSDTVYLERPPMATLLVAREVPPYGGDTLFANMYAAYEALSPGLRRVLDSLRAVNSSALADVSKTREDRIGDSGFDEEKEFVAEHPVVRTHPETGRKALYVNVAHTARFTDMTEEESRPLLRYLFEHSVRPEHTCRFHWDVGSLALWDNRCAMHNPVNDYDGFTRRMHRVTLAGDVPR